Proteins encoded together in one Vigna angularis cultivar LongXiaoDou No.4 chromosome 5, ASM1680809v1, whole genome shotgun sequence window:
- the LOC108338894 gene encoding aspartate aminotransferase, mitochondrial — MAISLKGESLRRIIVGTRFMSPSWFRSIEPAPKDPILGVTEAFLADQSPNKVNVGVGAYRDDDGKAVVLECVREAERRIAGNQFMEYLPIGGSIKMVEESLKLAYGDNSEFIKDKRIAAVQALSGTGACRLFAAFQQRFHPNSQIYIPVPTWANHHNIWRDAGVSMKTFRYYHPESKGLDFEGLMNDMKNAPDGSFFLLHACAHNPTGVDPSEEQWREISSQIKAKGHFPFFDMAYQGFASGDPERDAKAIRIFLEDGHLIGLAQSYAKNMGLYGQRVGCLSVLCEDEKQAVAVKSQLQLIARPMYSNPPVHGALIVSTVLGDPELKKLWLNEVKGMADRIIGMRTTLRENLEKRNSPLPWQHITNQIGMFCYSGLTPEQVDLMTSKFHIYMTRNGRISMAGLNTGNVGYVADAIHEVTKSS; from the exons ATGGCGATTTCGCTCAAAGGAGAATCTCTCCGCCGCATCATCGTTGGGACAAGGTTCATGTCACCTTCGTGGTTTCGGAGTATCGAGCCCGCTCCCAAGGATCCGATCCTCGGAGTAACTGAAGCTTTCCTCGCCGATCAGAGTCCAAACAAAGTCAACGTCGGAGTG gGTGCGTATCGCGACGACGACGGAAAGGCTGTGGTTTTGGAGTGCGTTAGAGAAGCAGAGAGGAGAATTGCAGGAAACCAATTCAT GGAGTATCTTCCTATTGGTGGAAGCATAAAAATGGTTGAAGAATCGCTCAAGCTGGCATACGGAGACAACTCTGAGTTCATCAAGGATAAAAGAATAGCTGCAGTGCAGGCTTTATCTGGGACTGGTGCATGTCGACTTTTTGCTGCATTTCAACAGAGATTTCATCCTAATTCCCAAATCTACATACCAGTGCCTACCTGGGCCAA CCACCATAACATTTGGAGAGATGCTGGAGTGTCTATGAAGACATTCCGTTACTATCATCCAGAGTCTAAAGGATTGGATTTTGAAGGACTGATGAACGACATGAAG AATGCTCCAGATGGTTCCTTCTTTCTGCTTCATGCTTGTGCGCACAATCCTACTGGAGTAGATCCTTCAGAAGAACAATGGAGAGAGATCTCTTCCCAGATTAAG GCTAAGGGTCATTTCCCTTTCTTTGACATGGCATATCAAGGTTTTGCTAGTGGTGATCCAGAGAGAGATGCAAAAGCCATAAGGATTTTTCTGGAGGACGGTCATTTAATTGGACTAGCTCAGTCATATGCAAAAAATATGGGACTGTACGGCCAGCGAGTTGGATGCCTGAG TGTGCTCTGTGAAGATGAGAAACAAGCTGTGGCTGTAAAAAGTCAGTTACAGCTGATTGCAAGACCCATGTACAGTAACCCACCTGTCCATGGAGCGCTTATAGTTTCAACTGTTCTTGGAGATCCAGAGTTGAAGAAGTTATGGCTCAACGAAGTCAAG GGCATGGCAGATCGCATCATCGGAATGAGGACCACACTACGAGAGAACTTGGAAAAGAGGAATTCTCCTTTGCCCTGGCAGCACATAACCAATCAG aTTGGTATGTTCTGCTACAGTGGATTGACACCGGAACAGGTTGATCTTATGACAAGCAAGTTTCATATTTACATGACCCGTAATGGTCGTATCAG TATGGCTGGTCTTAATACGGGCAATGTGGGATATGTTGCTGACGCTATCCATGAGGTTACAAAATCTTcctaa